In the Telopea speciosissima isolate NSW1024214 ecotype Mountain lineage chromosome 2, Tspe_v1, whole genome shotgun sequence genome, one interval contains:
- the LOC122652628 gene encoding zinc transporter 1-like, with protein MEKVLGILSLLFLLLLPVLVSGDCTCSSADDSEINKDEALKYKIGAIASILFGGAVGVCIPILGKRFSALKPENDIFFIIKAFAAGVILSTGFIHILPDGFVKLTSPCLNQNPWGNFPFAGFIAMLSAIGTLMVDTFATAYFNKSHFNQAKPVGSDEENGTEHSGHVHVHTHATHGHSHGSSAVAAADDSAASELIRHRVISQVLELGIVVHSVIIGISLGASESPSVIRPLVAALTFHQFFEGMGLGGCITQAKFKTRAVVTMALFFSLTTPVGIAIGIGITNVYKENSPTALIIEGVFNAAAAGILIYMSLVDLLAADFMNSRMQSNMRLQIGAQISLLLGAGCMAVLAKWA; from the exons ATGGAGAAGGTTTTAGGAATCTtgtctcttctatttcttctcctcctccctgTATTAGTTTCAGGTGATTGTACATGTAGCAGTGCAGACGACTCAGAAATTAACAAAGATGAAGCACTTAAGTACAAGATAGGAGCCATCGCTTCCATTCTGTTTGGTGGTGCAGTTGGTGTATGTATTCCTATTTTGGGGAAAAGATTTTCGGCTTTAAAGCCGGAAAACGATATTTTCTTCATAATCAAAGCTTTTGCAGCCGGCGTGATTCTTTCGACGGGGTTCATACATATATTACCAGATGGATTCGTTAAGTTAACATCTCCATGTCTCAATCAGAACCCATGGGGGAATTTTCCATTCGCAGGCTTCATTGCAATGTTGTCTGCAATTGGGACATTAATGGTTGATACTTTTGCTACTGCTTACTTCAACAAATCTCACTTTAACCAGGCTAAACCAGTGGGCTCTGATGAGGAGAATGGAACAGAGCATTCTGGTCATGTTCATGTTCATACACATGCCACCCATGGTCATTCACATGGGTCTTCGGCGGTCGCCGCAGCCGATGATTCAGCAGCTTCGGAACTTATCCGGCATCGTGTCATATCGCAG GTTTTGGAGTTGGGGATTGTGGTTCACTCTGTGATCATAGGGATTTCATTGGGTGCTTCTGAATCTCCCAGTGTAATAAGGCCTCTGGTTGCAGCCCTGACTTTCCACCAGTTCTTTGAGGGTATGGGACTTGGTGGATGCATCACACAG GCAAAATTCAAAACCAGAGCTGTTGTAACTATGgctcttttcttctcccttaCTACACCGGTTGGGATCGCAATAGGTATAGGGATAACGAACGTTTACAAGGAGAATAGCCCCACCGCTCTCATCATTGAAGGAGTTTTTAATGCTGCTGCGGCCGGTATTTTGATTTACATGTCGCTGGTCGATTTACTCGCAGCTGATTTCATGAATTCCAGAATGCAAAGCAATATGAGACTTCAGATAGGAGCTCAAATCTCCCTTCTCTTGGGGGCTGGATGTATGGCTGTTTTGGCCAAATGGGCTTGA
- the LOC122652287 gene encoding allantoate deiminase 2 produces MASRRRKADVCVSRNSKAVITFGVSLVLSWFLVFSMVSATSLAYSSAGTGMGDSDSCRSDLYPEILRDEAVARLNELGKVSDADGYLERTFLSPASTRAGKLIQSWMEDAGLRTWMDQMGNIHGRTDGMNASAEALLVGSHMDTVIDAGIYDGSLGIVCAVSALKVMKITGNIEKLKRPVEVIAFSDEEGVRFQSTFLGSAAIAGILPASVMQISDKSGVTVQDVLKENSIEVTEESFLQLKYDPQSVWGYIEVHIEQGPVLESLGLPLAVVKGIAGQTRLKVTVSGAQGHAGTVPMAMRRDPMAAAAELIGLLESICKDPESYLSYDGHCNGFTADSLAGSLVCTVGEISSWPSASNVIPGQVIYTIDLRAMEDMAREAIIFELANQMYRICDRRSVACIIERKHDAGAIVCDPGLSSKMKSAAYSAVKKMVGEVKDEVPVLMSGAGHDAMAMSHLTEVGMLFVRCRGGISHSPAEHVLEDDIWAAGLAVLEFLDQHVT; encoded by the exons ATGGCCTCTCGTCGCAGGAAGGCTGATGTCTGCGTGAGTAGGAACTCGAAAGCTGTAATCACCTTTGGagtttctttggttctttcttGGTTTCTCGTTTTCTCTATGGTTTCAGCCACCAGTCTTGCTTATTCGTCCGCAG GTACGGGGATGGGTGATTCTGACAGCTGCAGAAGTGATTTGTATCCAGAAATTCTTCGGGACGAGGCAGTGGCCAGGCTTAATGAGCTTGGGAAG GTGAGTGATGCTGATGGTTATCTTGAGAGGACATTCTTAAGTCCTGCCTCCACAAGAGCTGGCAAACTTATTCAGAGCTGGATGGAGGATGCCGGTTTGAGAAC ATGGATGGATCAGATGGGGAATATTCATGGTAGAACTGATGGAATGAATGCAAGTGCAGAGGCTTTATTAGTTGGTTCTCATATG GATACTGTTATTGATGCTGGAATTTACGATGGTTCGTTGGGAATAGTTTGTGCAGTGTCTGCATTGAAGGTTATGAAGATCACGGGGAACATAGAAAAACTGAAGAGACCAGTGGAG GTTATTGCGTTTAGTGATGAGGAGGGTGTTAGGTTTCAATCAACCTTTTTAGGAAGTGCTGCTATAGCTGGTATTTTACCGGCTTCAGTGATGCAGATATCTGACAAGAG TGGTGTAACAGTCCAAGATGTTCTCAAAGAGAACTCTATTGAAGTTACAGAAGAAAGCTTTTTGCAGCTCAAGTATGACCCACAATCAGTCTGGGGTTACATTGAG GTACATATTGAACAAGGCCCTGTACTAGAGTCACTAGGTCTTCCCCTTGCGGTGGTGAAAGGTATAGCTGGTCAGACACGTCTAAAG GTAACAGTGAGTGGTGCACAGGGGCATGCTGGAACAGTCCCAATGGCTATGCGCCGGGATCCAATGGCTGCCGCTGCTGAACTAATTGGATTGTTGGAAAGCATCTGTAAAGATCCTGAGAGCTACTTGTCTTATGATGGCCATTGTAATGGCTTCACAGCAGATTCTCTTGCAGGATCACTTGTCTGTACAGTTGGCGAGATATCTAGCTGGCCAAGTGCAAGTAATGTCATTCCAGGCCAG GTAATCTACACCATAGATTTACGTGCAATGGAAGACATGGCACGTGAAGCCATTATCTTTGAATTAGCCAATCAAATGTACCGTATTTGTGACAGACGTTCTGTAGCTTGCATCATTGAACGTAAG CATGATGCAGGAGCAATCGTATGTGATCCTGGACTAAGTTCAAAAATGAAGTCTGCTGCTTACTCTGCTGTGAAAAAGATGGTAGGTGAGGTTAAAGATGAAGTACCTGTTCTAATGAGTGGAGCAGGGCATGATGCAATGGCCATGTCTCATTTAACTGAG GTTGGCATGCTATTTGTTCGTTGTCGCGGAGGTATTAGTCATTCCCCCGCAGAGCATGTTTTGGAGGATGATATTTGGGCTGCAGGTTTGGCAGTCCTGGAGTTTCTTGACCAACATGTAACATAA
- the LOC122652629 gene encoding zinc transporter 8-like gives MKKERVIAFLCFLYLLLSPILVSAECTCEKDEEGDRNKSLALKYKIAALFSILVAGAIGVCLPIVGKMIPALQPEKDIFFIIKAFAAGVILATGFIHVLPDAFDTLTNPCLKGKAWDFPFTGFIAMMATIGTLLVDSLATGYYTRSHFSKSEPVKGDEEGTGEHDGHVHVHTHATHGHAHGSGFASEGSPTTTLIRHRVISQVLELGIVVHSVIIGISLGASESPSTIRPLVAALTFHQFFEGMGLGGCISQAKFKSRAVAIMAIFFSLTTPVGIALGIGITNVYDENSTTALIVEGIFNSASAGILIYMALVDLLAADFMSPRMQSNGKLHFGANVSLLIGAGCMSLLAKWA, from the exons ATGAAGAAGGAAAGGGTTATTGCGTTCCTCTGTTTTCTGTATCTACTCTTGTCACCCATATTGGTTTCGGCTGAATGTACATGTgagaaagatgaagaaggagaTCGTAACAAGAGCTTGGCTCTTAAATATAAGATTGCAGCCTTGTTTTCGATTCTTGTCGCTGGTGCCATTGGGGTTTGTTTGCCAATCGTTGGGAAGATGATTCCAGCTCTGCAACCCGAAAAGGatatcttcttcatcatcaaagCTTTTGCAGCTGGTGTGATTTTGGCAACTGGGTTCATTCATGTGTTACCTGATGCATTCGATACTTTAACCAATCCGTGTCTCAAAGGgaaggcttgggattttccttTTACTGGTTTCATTGCCATGATGGCGACGATTGGAACGTTGTTGGTGGATAGTTTGGCTACAGGGTACTACACCAGGTCGCACTTCAGTAAGTCGGAACCAGTGAAAGGAGACGAGGAAGGAACAGGTGAACATGATGGTCATGTTCATGTTCATACTCATGCCACTCATGGCCATGCTCATGGGTCTGGTTTTGCATCTGAAGGCTCGCCTACTACCACCCTTATTCGGCATCGCGTAATTTCTCAG GTTTTGGAGCTGGGAATTGTTGTACACTCTGTCATCATTGGAATTTCATTGGGTGCTTCTGAAAGCCCCAGTACCATAAGGCCTCTGGTCGCTGCCTTGACTTTCCACCAGTTCTTTGAGGGAATGGGGCTTGGTGGATGCATCTCCCAG GCAAAATTCAAGTCAAGAGCAGTTGCAATTATGGCAATCTTTTTCTCCCTTACTACACCAGTTGGGATTGCATTGGGCATAGGAATAACAAATGTTTATGACGAGAACAGCACAACAGCATTAATTGTTGAAGGGATTTTCAACTCTGCTTCAGCTGGGATATTGATCTACATGGCACTTGTTGATCTACTAGCAGCTGATTTCATGAGTCCCAGGATGCAAAGCAATGGGAAGCTTCACTTTGGGGCCAATGTCTCACTTCTTATAGGAGCAGGTTGTATGTCCCTCCTAGCTAAATGGGCTTAA